A single region of the Bacillus cereus genome encodes:
- a CDS encoding DMT family transporter encodes MKNTTKAYISALLYSFIIGFSFMFVKLALTITSPLDTLAHRFTVAFIAATIPVIFGFVKLNISFKNILTLLPLAIFYPALFFAFQAFGLVYTSSSEAGIIQAAIPIFTMILASYFLKEYTNTWQKTSVFISVVGVIYIFIMNGIGAHETNFIGVILILLSALSSACYNVLARKMTKKFKLMDLTYTMTAIGFISFNVIAIIDHMNKGTITVYFKPFTNGIFLISILYLGLLSSLLTALLLNYSLSYIEAAKISVFSNLSTLITIIAGVVFLHEQIAYYHIVGTLMIVLGVIGTNFLGKKGIIAKKKNTSLSK; translated from the coding sequence ATGAAAAATACAACAAAAGCATATATATCAGCATTACTCTATTCATTTATTATTGGATTTTCATTTATGTTTGTGAAACTAGCACTAACCATTACGAGTCCTCTTGATACTCTGGCTCACCGTTTTACAGTTGCCTTCATAGCAGCAACCATTCCGGTTATTTTCGGTTTTGTAAAGTTAAATATTTCATTTAAAAACATACTTACTCTTTTACCACTCGCAATATTTTATCCAGCACTATTCTTTGCTTTCCAAGCATTTGGATTAGTATATACAAGTTCTTCTGAAGCTGGAATTATACAAGCAGCTATTCCTATATTTACAATGATACTCGCTTCCTATTTTTTAAAAGAGTATACGAATACATGGCAAAAAACATCTGTATTTATTTCTGTCGTCGGTGTCATATATATATTTATCATGAATGGTATAGGAGCTCATGAAACGAACTTCATCGGCGTTATTCTCATTTTATTATCGGCATTATCATCTGCTTGCTACAATGTATTAGCTCGAAAAATGACAAAGAAATTCAAGCTAATGGATTTAACATACACAATGACAGCAATCGGTTTTATTAGTTTTAATGTCATCGCGATCATTGACCATATGAACAAAGGTACAATAACTGTATACTTTAAGCCATTTACAAATGGAATATTCCTTATCTCCATTTTATATTTAGGATTACTATCTTCCTTACTGACAGCATTGTTATTAAACTATTCATTATCTTATATTGAAGCAGCAAAAATAAGTGTTTTTAGCAACTTATCTACACTTATTACCATTATCGCAGGCGTTGTATTCTTACACGAGCAAATTGCCTACTATCATATTGTCGGTACACTTATGATTGTTCTTGGAGTAATAGGTACAAATTTTCTAGGCAAAAAAGGAATCATAGCGAAAAAGAAGAATACCTCCTTGAGTAAATAA
- a CDS encoding PLP-dependent aminotransferase family protein, whose product MYKYLHVLNDLESMIQNGEIKEGKKLPSIRALVTQYECNKATIIRALHELEKRHIIYSVPQSGYYVVKKSGSYVESNEIIDFASSAPDPDVFPYLDFQHCINKAIDTYKNDLFIYGTPKGLPSLISVVQKQLANYQVFTKEDNIFITSGVQQALAILTSIPFPNGHGTILIEQPSYHLYIEYVETNKIPVIGIKRTHEGIDLNELEKIFRTEKIKFFYTIPRFHHPLGTSYSKKEREKIIKLAKKYNVFIVEDDYLADLETDSKVDPFYSQDNCNHVIYLKSYSKIIFPGLRVGVAVIPPSIANDFHKYKKILDIDSPMISQAALEIYIKSGMFERHKSKIKYSYYNRSIKLAEILEKMQNENPSLFTYNKQNTLGIHTCLEMQKNIVTEILIKKLSENQISIDSIDRNYLNDFHKERLLKLNVSNVKEDKIEEGIRKVIEEVTQLGRLDFQFKKE is encoded by the coding sequence ATGTATAAGTATTTACATGTTTTGAACGATCTAGAAAGTATGATTCAAAATGGTGAGATAAAAGAAGGGAAGAAATTACCGTCTATACGTGCGCTTGTTACACAATACGAATGTAATAAGGCGACAATTATACGGGCGCTTCACGAATTAGAAAAACGCCATATTATTTATTCTGTACCTCAAAGTGGATACTACGTTGTTAAAAAATCTGGAAGTTACGTAGAAAGTAACGAGATTATTGATTTCGCTTCTTCAGCACCAGATCCCGATGTTTTTCCATACTTGGATTTTCAGCATTGTATTAATAAAGCGATTGATACATATAAGAATGATTTGTTTATATACGGAACACCGAAAGGATTACCATCCTTAATTTCGGTTGTTCAAAAACAATTAGCAAACTATCAAGTTTTCACGAAGGAAGATAATATATTTATAACGTCAGGTGTGCAACAAGCACTTGCTATATTAACTTCTATACCATTTCCGAATGGACATGGCACAATTCTAATTGAACAACCGAGTTACCATTTATATATAGAATATGTAGAAACAAATAAGATCCCTGTAATCGGAATAAAGCGTACACATGAAGGGATAGATTTAAATGAACTAGAGAAGATATTCCGAACAGAAAAAATTAAATTCTTTTATACAATACCAAGGTTTCATCATCCACTTGGAACGTCGTATTCTAAAAAAGAGAGAGAAAAGATTATTAAACTTGCGAAGAAATATAATGTATTTATAGTGGAAGATGATTATTTAGCAGATTTAGAGACTGATTCAAAAGTAGATCCTTTTTACAGTCAAGATAATTGTAACCATGTTATATATTTGAAAAGTTACTCAAAGATTATTTTTCCAGGTTTACGAGTTGGAGTTGCAGTCATTCCACCATCCATCGCAAATGATTTCCATAAATATAAAAAGATATTAGATATTGATAGTCCGATGATTTCTCAAGCTGCTTTAGAAATTTATATAAAGAGCGGAATGTTTGAACGCCATAAAAGTAAAATTAAATATTCATACTACAATAGATCAATAAAACTAGCAGAAATATTAGAAAAAATGCAAAATGAAAACCCATCTTTGTTTACATATAATAAGCAAAATACATTGGGAATACACACTTGTTTAGAAATGCAAAAAAACATAGTGACGGAAATACTTATAAAAAAATTAAGTGAAAATCAAATAAGTATTGATTCTATTGATAGAAATTATTTAAATGATTTTCATAAAGAAAGGTTGTTGAAGTTAAACGTATCGAATGTAAAGGAAGATAAGATTGAAGAAGGTATTCGCAAAGTAATTGAGGAAGTAACACAATTGGGACGTCTAGATTTTCAATTTAAAAAAGAATAA
- a CDS encoding serine/threonine protein kinase produces MKRKIIALFVCITIVIAALVIIVNNKESDKCIAVAMYSRGVIVDHNNEPISNVKIYEDSIKSKERAISNLQGEFEIINGVCGKITLQFVTPDGEIYTKKYDSEHIPKIIKLSDKNEGE; encoded by the coding sequence ATGAAACGAAAAATAATAGCCTTGTTTGTATGTATTACTATAGTTATTGCAGCACTTGTAATTATTGTAAATAATAAAGAAAGTGACAAATGTATAGCAGTTGCTATGTATTCGAGAGGTGTTATAGTGGATCATAACAATGAACCTATATCTAATGTGAAAATTTATGAAGATTCCATTAAAAGTAAAGAGCGTGCTATTTCAAATCTACAAGGTGAATTTGAAATTATCAATGGCGTGTGTGGTAAAATTACGTTACAATTTGTTACTCCTGATGGAGAAATCTATACGAAAAAATATGATAGTGAGCATATACCAAAAATAATTAAACTTAGTGATAAAAATGAAGGAGAATGA
- a CDS encoding SDR family oxidoreductase: protein MKPLQGKVAVVAGATRGAGRGIAMMLGEAGATVYVTGRSTKGNLSSMGRTETIDETAELVTKQGGRGIAVRVDHTVEEDIKALFAKIEDEQNGQLDILVNDVWGGDPLTEWEKPFWEHNLHNGLLMQQRAVHSHIMTSHYGVPLMVKNKKGLVIEITDGVDYQYRGNLYYSLAKISTIHLAEAMAKDLEQHNITAIAVSPGFLRSEAMLDIFGVTEENWRDGVKQDPHFIASETPFFVGRAIASLASDPTVHEKNGRALSSWELGREYGFTDMDGRRPDWGKYFEENVLNQN from the coding sequence ATGAAACCATTACAGGGTAAAGTTGCGGTTGTGGCCGGAGCAACAAGAGGTGCTGGAAGAGGTATTGCGATGATGCTTGGAGAAGCCGGAGCAACTGTATATGTAACAGGAAGAAGTACAAAAGGGAATTTATCCTCGATGGGACGAACAGAAACGATTGATGAAACCGCAGAGCTTGTTACAAAGCAAGGTGGAAGAGGAATCGCAGTTCGTGTTGACCATACGGTAGAAGAAGATATTAAAGCATTATTTGCAAAAATTGAAGATGAACAAAACGGTCAGCTTGATATTTTAGTAAACGATGTTTGGGGTGGTGATCCTTTAACGGAATGGGAGAAACCTTTCTGGGAACACAATCTACATAACGGATTATTAATGCAACAAAGAGCGGTTCATTCTCATATAATGACAAGTCATTACGGCGTACCATTAATGGTGAAAAATAAGAAGGGGCTTGTTATTGAAATTACAGATGGTGTCGACTATCAATACAGAGGAAATTTATACTATAGTTTAGCAAAAATCTCAACAATTCATTTAGCAGAAGCAATGGCGAAAGATTTAGAACAACACAATATTACAGCAATTGCAGTTAGTCCAGGATTCCTTCGTTCAGAAGCGATGTTAGATATATTTGGTGTAACAGAGGAAAATTGGCGAGACGGAGTAAAACAAGATCCTCATTTTATAGCATCAGAAACTCCTTTCTTTGTTGGCAGAGCAATTGCGTCTTTAGCAAGCGATCCAACTGTTCATGAAAAAAATGGACGGGCGCTAAGTTCATGGGAATTAGGAAGGGAGTATGGATTTACAGATATGGATGGAAGAAGACCCGATTGGGGGAAATACTTCGAAGAGAATGTTTTAAATCAAAATTAA
- a CDS encoding DUF421 domain-containing protein has translation MNILFESFILIITGIIFLKLTGSKSVSQMTRAEIIIVVSIGRIIVEPILSRKVVPSIFTAFIFASVLLIIHFFELKSRKIEKFLNGTSIIVIENGEILKKNLLRAKMSEQQLFMHLREKGIHEIKNLQQATVETNGRIGYKLTTTAQPITLEMLEKLLEQYNLKK, from the coding sequence ATGAATATACTTTTTGAAAGCTTTATTTTAATCATCACTGGAATTATTTTTTTAAAATTGACAGGTAGTAAATCTGTTAGCCAAATGACGAGAGCTGAAATTATTATTGTTGTTTCTATAGGCCGTATTATTGTAGAACCTATATTAAGTAGGAAAGTAGTCCCATCTATTTTTACTGCGTTTATTTTTGCGAGTGTTTTACTTATCATTCATTTTTTTGAATTGAAATCACGAAAAATAGAAAAGTTTCTAAATGGAACTAGCATTATTGTTATAGAAAACGGGGAGATTTTAAAAAAGAATTTATTACGCGCAAAAATGTCAGAACAACAATTATTTATGCATCTGAGAGAAAAAGGTATACATGAAATCAAGAATTTACAACAAGCAACTGTAGAAACGAACGGACGTATTGGATACAAACTAACTACCACGGCTCAACCGATTACTTTGGAAATGTTAGAAAAGCTATTAGAGCAATACAATCTTAAAAAATAG
- a CDS encoding TetR/AcrR family transcriptional regulator, whose amino-acid sequence MQLTREDWIKVGLQQLANEGIHKVRIEALARLLKISKGSFYHYFRDHQELLDSMLDFWEVHATKLIVQSMEQQDSSLEQLLQISFNRDKKIENGIYAWAKYDPVVATRLVDIEEQRISCVAKLYQKMGIDETESIARARLAYLTYVGWMTRFEANPNFDIDKMVELLTSFSGCTNID is encoded by the coding sequence ATGCAATTAACGAGGGAAGACTGGATAAAAGTAGGATTACAACAATTAGCTAATGAAGGAATACATAAAGTTCGCATTGAAGCACTTGCTCGATTGCTAAAAATAAGCAAAGGAAGCTTCTATCACTATTTTCGTGACCATCAAGAACTTTTAGATTCTATGCTTGACTTTTGGGAAGTTCATGCAACAAAGCTGATTGTTCAAAGTATGGAGCAACAGGATTCCTCTTTAGAACAGCTATTACAGATTAGTTTTAATCGAGATAAAAAAATTGAGAATGGTATTTATGCTTGGGCTAAATATGATCCTGTTGTGGCAACACGTTTAGTAGATATAGAAGAACAAAGAATTTCTTGTGTTGCAAAATTGTATCAAAAAATGGGCATAGACGAAACTGAATCAATTGCTCGAGCGAGACTTGCCTATTTAACGTATGTAGGTTGGATGACAAGGTTTGAAGCAAATCCTAATTTTGATATTGATAAAATGGTTGAGCTTTTAACTTCTTTCAGCGGGTGTACAAACATCGACTGA
- a CDS encoding DUF3995 domain-containing protein, which translates to MKLLLTLVAVVLLCFISFLHIYWAFGGRWGSAAVIPVKEGEHKPAFTPRIWGTLFIAILILLASVIIVVQADYLQGFQANSLSKIGSIVCALVFIIRAIGDFKFVGFFKKIKHSQFAKYDTWFYSPLCLFFGFVYIMLLF; encoded by the coding sequence ATGAAATTACTATTAACATTAGTAGCTGTAGTGCTTCTGTGTTTTATTAGTTTTTTGCATATTTATTGGGCTTTTGGAGGTCGATGGGGTTCTGCCGCTGTTATCCCAGTAAAAGAGGGAGAACATAAGCCTGCTTTTACTCCGAGAATATGGGGAACATTATTCATAGCCATTCTTATTCTACTAGCTAGTGTCATTATTGTTGTTCAAGCAGATTATTTGCAGGGGTTCCAGGCAAATAGTTTATCTAAAATCGGAAGTATTGTCTGTGCTTTAGTTTTTATTATTAGGGCAATTGGTGATTTTAAGTTTGTTGGATTTTTCAAGAAAATTAAACATTCTCAATTTGCTAAATACGACACTTGGTTCTATAGTCCATTATGTTTATTCTTTGGTTTTGTCTATATCATGTTGTTGTTTTAA